A genome region from Pseudanabaena sp. Chao 1811 includes the following:
- a CDS encoding MFS transporter has product MSNSEKSFDASPYDLTQAKLTFGEKLAYGAGDLGTSITTNLLSFFLLFFFTNVAGLDPALAGLVLLIGKIFDAINDPIIGVLSDRTKSKMGRRLPWMIYSAIPFGLTFLAQWLVPSTDKTVLFWYYAIIGIIFNTFFTAVNLPYTALTPEITQDYNERTSLNTFRFTFSIGGSILSLIIAQIIFAFFKDPARQTGSCNTGGMQYIVLGAVCAIISSISIYWCVLGIKRRAIASDRHRLHNESLDAHNEELSFGEQLKIVFNNRPFLFVIGIYFCSWLALQITASIIPYFVVNWMKMQESDFILVTIAVQGTALIMLSVWSAISKRFGKKAAYFMGSGIWIIAQAGLFFLQEGQVVLLYILAIMAGAGVSTAYLIPWSMIPDVTDLDELETGQRREGIFYAFMVLLQKFGLALGLFLLGLGLSWAKFKESVPCQPLPVQPDSALFAIRVAIGPLPTIALIIGLGLAYFYPITREVHTEILMRLADRRRQRSE; this is encoded by the coding sequence ATGAGTAATTCTGAGAAATCCTTTGATGCCTCACCCTATGACCTCACACAAGCCAAACTAACTTTTGGTGAAAAACTTGCCTATGGTGCAGGTGATCTAGGTACTTCCATCACCACCAACCTGCTCTCATTCTTTCTTTTATTCTTTTTTACCAATGTCGCAGGACTTGATCCAGCTCTCGCAGGACTAGTCCTATTAATCGGCAAAATCTTTGATGCGATTAATGATCCGATTATCGGGGTCCTCAGCGATCGCACTAAGTCCAAAATGGGCAGACGGCTGCCTTGGATGATTTATTCGGCAATTCCCTTTGGGCTGACATTCCTAGCGCAATGGTTAGTGCCTAGTACTGACAAAACGGTTCTTTTTTGGTATTACGCGATTATCGGTATCATCTTTAATACCTTCTTCACGGCAGTTAACCTTCCCTATACCGCACTCACCCCTGAGATTACTCAAGACTATAACGAACGGACTAGTCTGAATACTTTCCGTTTTACCTTCTCCATTGGCGGCAGTATTCTCTCTCTCATTATTGCCCAAATCATCTTTGCCTTTTTCAAAGATCCTGCGCGGCAAACTGGTAGTTGTAATACAGGTGGAATGCAATATATTGTGCTAGGTGCAGTCTGTGCGATTATTTCTAGCATTTCAATTTATTGGTGTGTTTTAGGCATTAAAAGGAGAGCGATCGCTAGCGATCGTCACCGACTCCATAACGAATCTCTAGATGCGCATAACGAAGAATTAAGCTTTGGAGAACAGTTAAAAATAGTTTTCAACAATCGTCCATTTCTATTTGTAATTGGAATTTACTTCTGTTCTTGGCTAGCTCTGCAAATCACTGCTTCGATCATTCCCTATTTCGTTGTCAATTGGATGAAGATGCAGGAGAGTGATTTTATCCTTGTCACGATCGCCGTTCAAGGTACTGCCCTCATTATGCTGTCTGTATGGAGTGCGATTAGTAAAAGATTCGGAAAAAAAGCTGCCTATTTCATGGGGTCTGGCATTTGGATTATTGCTCAGGCAGGATTATTCTTCTTGCAAGAAGGACAAGTGGTATTGCTCTATATATTAGCAATTATGGCGGGTGCTGGAGTTTCTACAGCTTATCTCATCCCTTGGTCAATGATTCCCGATGTCACCGATCTGGATGAACTAGAAACAGGGCAACGTCGTGAAGGTATTTTCTATGCCTTCATGGTGCTATTACAAAAATTTGGTCTCGCGCTTGGTTTGTTCTTGCTAGGACTCGGTTTGTCTTGGGCAAAGTTTAAGGAAAGTGTTCCTTGTCAACCTTTACCTGTACAGCCAGATTCTGCTTTGTTTGCGATCAGAGTAGCGATCGGTCCCTTACCAACGATCGCCTTAATTATTGGTTTAGGACTAGCCTACTTCTATCCCATTACTCGCGAAGTCCATACCGAGATATTAATGCGTCTTGCAGACAGAAGAAGACAACGAAGTGAGTAG
- a CDS encoding thioredoxin domain-containing protein: MNSENPTSPTSNQLRNLLVAIAAIILTTALFFGFQAQQSSTSLDAVAAAAIPIDEAIANDKPTTIEFYADWCSSCQSMAADNLSLEKEYSDRMNFVMLNVDNTKWLPEVTKYRVDGIPRFIFLDRANQAIGDTTGAIPREIMAANIEAAIANQPLPHNSISSDRTSTIAEPKAADISQPRDHGKKL, translated from the coding sequence ATGAATTCAGAGAATCCAACTAGTCCTACATCTAATCAGTTACGCAATTTATTAGTGGCGATCGCGGCAATTATTCTGACTACGGCTCTATTCTTTGGGTTTCAGGCGCAGCAAAGTAGTACCTCACTGGATGCAGTTGCCGCCGCCGCAATTCCTATTGATGAAGCGATCGCCAATGACAAACCCACCACGATTGAGTTTTATGCGGATTGGTGTAGCAGTTGTCAGTCGATGGCGGCGGATAATTTGTCCCTCGAGAAGGAATATAGCGATCGCATGAATTTTGTGATGCTGAATGTGGACAATACTAAATGGTTGCCAGAGGTGACTAAGTACCGTGTTGATGGGATTCCCAGATTTATTTTTTTAGATCGCGCTAATCAGGCGATCGGTGATACGACGGGAGCCATCCCCCGCGAAATTATGGCAGCGAATATCGAAGCGGCGATCGCCAATCAGCCCTTGCCCCACAATAGTATTAGTAGCGATCGCACCTCGACCATTGCTGAACCTAAAGCTGCCGATATTTCGCAACCTCGAGATCACGGCAAAAAGTTATAA
- a CDS encoding serine hydrolase: MKSTRDILESELQIAVEPRNFSSPDANEKSREARLNKLRERRAKAVTSNSEASARPVIGGDSRPRLVREAARSPEPIIDPRFDNRSFDHRVSEGKVKPLPNRQGRIEARPEQRPENRPDSRTTDLRTRKKNPNRPIPIKSPAKSLGWQALRLAIAGVGLSVIAGTALSFWQNQQLSRAKAAVPEVSTKEEANKSTQEIVPLSLKTEATPLVSKIKELAAKEKDLSMQMMVVDLDSGAYVQIGANQVIAAASTIKTPLLVAFFQDVDAGKIKLDEQLDLTDDVKVGEAGDFQFLPIGTKISALETATQMIMISDNTATNMIIKRLGGNAAVNQRFKSWGLNNVVVNNKLPDLEGTNTISTQDMVTLLAMLDKGKLLEPRSRDRFMDIMRRPVTNTLLPKGIGEEARIIHKTGDIRSAVGDAGIVDMPNGKRYAIAVMVKRPDNDQRANELIRQISRATYDYFLSGGKLPANNNNPAISPDSPNAANSNSSSTSNNPTNSSTNSTNSSNPSNGATSVIENIQLPLPNANPNVSPSPSASPSTP; encoded by the coding sequence TTGAAATCAACCAGAGACATTCTTGAATCGGAGTTACAAATAGCAGTGGAACCAAGAAACTTTTCATCGCCTGACGCTAACGAAAAAAGCCGAGAAGCGCGTCTAAATAAGTTGCGTGAGCGTCGCGCCAAGGCTGTGACAAGCAATAGTGAAGCCTCTGCCCGCCCCGTCATTGGTGGTGACTCCCGACCACGCTTGGTAAGAGAAGCGGCGCGATCGCCTGAGCCAATCATTGATCCTCGCTTTGACAATCGTAGTTTTGATCATAGAGTTTCTGAGGGCAAGGTCAAACCATTACCCAATCGCCAAGGCAGAATTGAAGCACGTCCTGAACAGAGACCAGAAAATCGCCCTGATAGTCGCACCACAGACTTAAGAACTCGCAAAAAAAATCCCAATCGTCCAATTCCCATCAAATCGCCTGCCAAATCCTTAGGATGGCAAGCCCTTCGTTTAGCGATCGCTGGTGTTGGGTTGAGTGTGATCGCAGGTACAGCCCTCTCCTTTTGGCAAAATCAGCAGTTAAGCCGCGCTAAGGCAGCAGTTCCTGAAGTTAGCACTAAGGAAGAAGCAAATAAATCTACCCAAGAGATTGTACCTCTGAGCCTCAAGACAGAAGCAACACCACTGGTGAGCAAGATCAAGGAATTAGCCGCCAAAGAAAAGGATCTATCCATGCAAATGATGGTGGTAGATCTCGACTCTGGCGCATATGTGCAGATTGGTGCAAATCAAGTGATTGCTGCGGCAAGTACGATCAAAACTCCGCTTCTAGTTGCTTTTTTCCAAGATGTGGATGCTGGCAAAATCAAGCTCGATGAGCAACTAGATCTGACCGATGATGTCAAGGTCGGAGAAGCAGGCGATTTTCAGTTTTTACCAATAGGTACAAAAATCTCAGCTTTAGAAACAGCAACTCAAATGATCATGATCAGTGACAATACTGCCACCAACATGATTATCAAGAGATTGGGAGGTAATGCGGCGGTCAATCAACGGTTCAAATCTTGGGGATTAAATAATGTCGTTGTCAACAACAAACTCCCCGATCTTGAGGGAACAAATACCATTAGCACCCAAGACATGGTGACATTGCTCGCGATGTTGGATAAAGGTAAGTTACTTGAGCCACGCAGCCGCGATCGCTTTATGGACATCATGCGCCGTCCTGTTACTAATACCCTATTACCCAAGGGAATTGGCGAAGAGGCAAGAATCATCCATAAAACTGGTGATATTCGCTCAGCCGTTGGTGATGCAGGGATTGTCGATATGCCCAATGGTAAACGCTATGCGATCGCCGTCATGGTTAAGCGTCCTGATAACGATCAACGCGCTAATGAGTTAATTCGTCAAATCTCACGGGCAACCTACGACTATTTCCTCTCTGGTGGTAAATTGCCTGCAAACAATAACAATCCTGCAATTTCCCCCGATTCACCCAATGCAGCAAATTCCAATAGCTCTAGTACTTCTAACAATCCGACTAATAGTTCTACCAATTCCACCAATTCCTCAAACCCTAGCAATGGGGCAACGAGTGTAATTGAAAATATTCAATTACCTCTACCCAATGCAAATCCCAACGTATCCCCATCTCCTAGTGCTTCACCAAGCACGCCATAA
- a CDS encoding RNA methyltransferase: protein MRIVLVETAGARNLGSVARVMKNFGLSELWLVNPQCDRLSDEAIHMAVHAREILENAIIVESLPEALMGCQRAIATAGRIDKGDMKVTSPPQGLSWLSQVATSAIVFGAEDRGLSNAEIQHCQQVLRIPVNPDYPSLNLAQAVGVCCYQWQLLRDDPKSHENLTSQIAQDLLKSAPIDLAPREDIEACYQQLEAVLLKIGYVYPHTAAHRLRKFRNIFDRANLSPSEVAMLRGILRQINWATAHLD, encoded by the coding sequence ATGCGAATTGTGTTAGTAGAGACGGCGGGGGCGCGGAACCTTGGCTCAGTGGCAAGGGTGATGAAAAACTTTGGACTGTCAGAATTGTGGCTAGTTAACCCTCAATGCGATCGCCTCAGTGATGAAGCGATCCATATGGCAGTCCATGCCCGTGAAATTTTAGAAAACGCCATAATTGTAGAGAGTTTACCTGAAGCACTGATGGGTTGCCAGAGAGCGATCGCTACCGCAGGTCGCATCGATAAGGGAGACATGAAAGTAACTAGTCCTCCTCAAGGCTTGAGTTGGTTATCACAGGTTGCGACTAGTGCGATCGTCTTTGGTGCAGAGGATCGTGGCTTGAGCAATGCCGAAATTCAACATTGTCAACAGGTGCTGCGAATCCCTGTCAATCCCGACTATCCATCGCTAAATTTAGCCCAAGCCGTGGGGGTTTGTTGCTATCAATGGCAACTACTGCGAGACGATCCCAAAAGTCACGAAAATTTGACTAGCCAAATCGCGCAAGATTTGCTAAAGTCAGCACCCATAGACCTTGCACCCCGCGAGGATATAGAAGCTTGCTACCAGCAACTTGAAGCAGTACTGCTAAAGATCGGCTATGTTTATCCACATACCGCCGCTCATCGGTTGCGAAAGTTTCGGAATATCTTCGATCGCGCTAATCTGAGTCCATCAGAGGTTGCCATGCTGCGGGGGATTTTACGTCAAATAAATTGGGCCACGGCTCATCTTGATTAA
- a CDS encoding oxygenase MpaB family protein: MASKQITERITHLDPQKDCQEIMFLLTCHVFPWDIERALEFALFRTYAIPAISSLIVKTGEFQKRPRKRYDDTQLILAEITENGYDSDRGKQALNRMNQMHGRFPISNDDFLYVLSTLIYEPIRWIDKYGWRSLTRNEQLACFYFYREMGHRMHIRDIPESYDEFEQFNRNYEQQNFVLASSNPVIAKVTVNLFLSFYLPRLFWSLGKPLLYAAIDNHLLEVLDLPSPPKFLRESITGLLKLRGKFAGWLQEPSKPILLTARKRPTYPQGYKLEELGTFTHAKRSN, translated from the coding sequence ATGGCAAGCAAACAAATTACGGAACGGATCACCCATCTCGATCCCCAAAAAGACTGTCAAGAAATTATGTTTTTGCTGACCTGCCATGTCTTCCCTTGGGATATTGAGCGTGCTCTTGAATTCGCACTTTTCCGTACCTATGCCATCCCTGCTATTTCTTCCCTAATAGTCAAGACTGGAGAATTTCAGAAGCGTCCTCGTAAACGCTATGACGACACCCAACTGATCTTGGCGGAGATTACCGAAAATGGCTATGACAGCGATCGCGGTAAGCAAGCTTTAAATCGCATGAATCAAATGCATGGACGATTTCCGATTAGTAATGATGACTTTCTCTATGTTCTCAGTACTCTGATTTATGAGCCGATTCGGTGGATCGACAAATATGGCTGGCGATCGCTAACACGCAATGAGCAACTGGCTTGTTTTTACTTCTATAGAGAAATGGGGCATCGAATGCATATTCGCGATATTCCTGAGAGTTATGACGAATTTGAGCAGTTTAACCGTAACTATGAGCAGCAAAACTTTGTACTCGCCTCTTCAAATCCTGTCATTGCTAAAGTTACAGTCAATTTATTTTTAAGTTTTTACTTACCCCGTTTATTTTGGTCACTAGGTAAACCATTGCTTTATGCTGCCATTGACAATCATTTACTAGAGGTGCTCGATCTCCCATCTCCTCCCAAATTTCTCAGGGAGAGCATCACAGGTTTATTGAAATTGAGAGGTAAATTCGCAGGATGGTTGCAGGAGCCAAGTAAACCGATTTTGCTCACAGCCCGCAAGCGCCCAACCTATCCCCAAGGTTACAAACTTGAAGAATTAGGAACCTTTACCCATGCCAAGAGGAGTAACTAG
- a CDS encoding cation:proton antiporter, with protein MFLNHAIASQLGWHLPAPLLATTAAENSPIILSGVLLTLVIIYIASKVGSEVAKRLDLPPVLGELVAGVIVGVSALHLVIFPEGGFTGSDSLIMTALQALNQLTPEAVQSIFDSQSEVISVLAELGVIILLFEIGLESDLRQLKEVGIQAIVVACVGVAVPFAAGTIGLMYFFHVAAIPAIFAGAALTATSIGITSKVLAELGQLKSKEGQIIVGAAVIDDVLGIIVLAVVASLAKKGEVDITNVFYLIVSAVTFLLGAILLGGLFNKTFVALVEKLQTRGNIIIPAFIFAFIMAFIGNAIHLEAILGAFAAGLVLDESDARNELDELIKPIADLIVPIFFVTVGARADLGVLNPAIPENRAGLLIAIFLVLVAIAGKLVTGWAVFGIPNINRVAIGVGMIPRGEVGLVFAGIGSASGVLDKPLEVSIIIMVILTTFLAPPFLRVAFGQTKNNPANGISS; from the coding sequence ATGTTTTTGAATCATGCGATCGCCTCTCAGCTAGGTTGGCATCTCCCTGCGCCACTACTGGCAACTACCGCAGCAGAAAATTCACCAATCATCTTGTCTGGGGTATTGCTAACCCTTGTAATTATCTATATAGCTAGCAAAGTTGGTAGTGAAGTTGCCAAGCGCTTAGATCTCCCTCCTGTTTTAGGAGAACTCGTTGCTGGCGTGATCGTGGGCGTATCAGCTTTGCATCTAGTTATTTTCCCTGAAGGTGGATTCACAGGATCTGATTCACTGATCATGACTGCGCTACAAGCCCTGAATCAACTCACACCTGAAGCTGTTCAGAGCATATTTGATTCTCAAAGTGAGGTGATTTCGGTACTCGCAGAATTAGGCGTGATCATTCTTCTGTTTGAGATTGGCTTAGAGTCAGACCTTCGCCAACTCAAAGAGGTGGGTATTCAAGCAATTGTTGTCGCCTGTGTTGGTGTCGCGGTTCCCTTTGCCGCAGGTACGATCGGACTGATGTACTTTTTCCATGTGGCGGCGATTCCTGCAATTTTTGCTGGAGCTGCCCTGACTGCTACGAGTATTGGGATCACTTCCAAGGTTTTAGCAGAACTTGGTCAACTGAAATCGAAGGAAGGACAAATCATCGTCGGGGCAGCTGTCATCGATGATGTTTTAGGGATCATTGTTTTAGCAGTAGTCGCCAGCTTGGCAAAAAAAGGTGAAGTAGACATTACCAATGTGTTTTACCTGATCGTTAGCGCTGTTACTTTTTTGTTAGGCGCAATTCTCTTGGGCGGGCTTTTCAATAAAACCTTTGTGGCTTTGGTTGAGAAACTGCAAACTCGCGGCAATATCATTATTCCCGCCTTTATCTTTGCTTTCATCATGGCATTTATTGGTAATGCCATTCATCTAGAAGCGATCTTGGGTGCATTTGCAGCAGGGCTAGTATTAGATGAAAGCGATGCTCGTAATGAACTAGATGAATTAATTAAACCGATCGCTGATTTGATCGTCCCCATTTTCTTTGTCACCGTTGGCGCAAGGGCTGATTTGGGCGTGCTAAATCCTGCGATCCCCGAAAATCGCGCTGGTTTATTGATTGCAATTTTCCTAGTCTTAGTTGCGATCGCTGGAAAATTGGTCACAGGTTGGGCAGTCTTTGGAATACCTAATATCAATCGAGTTGCGATCGGTGTGGGCATGATCCCCCGTGGTGAGGTAGGTCTAGTATTTGCTGGCATTGGTTCCGCCAGTGGCGTACTCGACAAACCCTTAGAAGTCTCGATCATCATTATGGTTATTCTCACCACCTTCTTAGCCCCACCATTTCTGCGTGTTGCCTTTGGACAAACCAAAAACAATCCTGCCAATGGAATAAGTAGCTAG